Proteins encoded within one genomic window of Anopheles gambiae chromosome 3, idAnoGambNW_F1_1, whole genome shotgun sequence:
- the LOC1270979 gene encoding nuclear pore glycoprotein p62: MNFSFGTPTTTTATTGGFSLGAAATSTAPTGGFSFGTTPTFGSTGGTGAAAPTLSLNPAGAATSTAPAAGGLGTLSFGASLGGTAAGTAATPSLAASGAQQTAGATTATLPTFGSLGGTPQLGTPSATASSLAPANANQPAAGTTTGINPLGAALAAPATTTATAAAAAAAPLSLGGFGLSKPAEQNPLSLGASGTATTTPAATTTNTAASTAGTSVGLAASLTTNTQTTQSAAVAANQQLKFFQLEEFINKWTLELEEQEKLFTNQATQVNAWDNMLLANGEKIVALNEAVMKVKAEQNAMEQELEFITAQHTELEECIVPLEQELSRIGQIDLERGQTYSMAETLDSQLKQMYEDLKEVIEHLNDANKYTDPNDPLVQIGKILNAHMNSLQWIESSSTAITNRLEEINKMHETLRKDNERSFRLTYYDQ; encoded by the coding sequence ATGAATTTCTCGTTCGGAACGCCCACCACTACAACCGCCACGACCGGTGGGTTTTCTCTCGGCGCCGCTGCCACCAGCACTGCACCGACAGGAGGGTTCTCCTTCGGCACAACGCCAACCTTCGGTTCCACCGGTGGTACGGGTGCTGCGGCACCAACCCTGTCCCTAAACCCAGCAGGAGCAGCCACATCAACCGCACCGGCCGCCGGAGGTTTGGGAACACTTTCCTTCGGAGCATCGCTGGGCGGAACTGCTGCTGGCACTGCTGCCACTCCCTCGCTGGCTGCTTCCGGGGCACAACAAACGGCAGGCGCAACGACAGCCACACTGCCAACGTTTGGCTCGCTGGGTGGAACCCCACAGCTCGGTACACCGTCGGCCACAGCAAGCTCGCTCGCTCCGGCCAATGCGAATCAACCGGCCGCCGGTACGACAACGGGCATTAACCCGCTCGGTGCAGCACTTGCCGCACCGGCCACAACGacagccaccgccgccgccgccgccgctgctccTCTGTCGTTGGGTGGATTCGGCCTGTCCAAGCCGGCGGAACAGAACCCACTGTCGCTCGGTGCGTCTGGCACGGCGACAACAACGCCGGCTGCCACTACCACCAACACGGCAGCGTCCACCGCCGGCACCAGCGTCGGCCTGGCTGCCAGCCTTACCACCAACACGCAAACGACCCAGtccgccgccgtcgccgccaACCAGCAGCTCAAGTTCTTCCAGCTGGAAGAGTTCATCAACAAGTGGACGCTCGAGCTGGAGGAGCAGGAGAAGCTGTTCACCAACCAGGCGACGCAGGTGAACGCCTGGGACAACATGCTGCTCGCGAACGGCGAAAAGATCGTCGCCCTCAACGAGGCGGTCATGAAGGTGAAGGCGGAGCAGAACGCGATGGAGCAGGAGCTGGAGTTCATTACCGCGCAGCACACCGAGCTGGAGGAGTGCATCGTGCCGCTCGAGCAGGAGCTGTCGCGCATCGGCCAGATCGATCTCGAGCGCGGCCAGACGTACTCGATGGCGGAGACGCTCGACTCGCAGCTGAAGCAGATGTACGAGGACCTGAAGGAGGTGATCGAGCATCTGAACGACGCGAACAAGTACACCGACCCGAACGATCCGCTCGTGCAGATTGGCAAGATACTGAACGCGCACATGAACTCGCTGCAGTGGATCGAGTCGTCCTCGACCGCGATCACCAACCGGCTGGAGGAGATCAACAAGATGCACGAAACGCTGCGCAAGGATAATGAACGATCGTTCCGCTTGACGTACTACGATCAGTAG